A part of Pseudomonas sp. HR96 genomic DNA contains:
- a CDS encoding cyd operon YbgE family protein: MHVERLGSLRRPPSRWLSLALVVPLSLILLLQPLLLLDAAGGYSHATLMLILWGVAAGYVHGLGFDPQALGWRVLLHPLLAWGLMGLGYGVLFG; the protein is encoded by the coding sequence ATGCACGTTGAGCGCCTGGGCAGCCTGCGCCGGCCGCCGAGCCGCTGGCTGTCGCTGGCTTTGGTGGTGCCGCTGAGCCTGATCCTGTTGTTGCAACCGCTGTTGTTGCTCGACGCCGCTGGGGGCTACAGCCACGCCACGCTGATGCTGATCCTGTGGGGCGTGGCGGCAGGTTATGTACACGGGCTGGGCTTCGACCCGCAGGCGTTGGGCTGGCGGGTGCTGTTGCACCCGCTGTTGGCCTGGGGGTTGATGGGGCTGGGTTATGGGGTGCTGTTTGGATGA
- the cydX gene encoding cytochrome bd-I oxidase subunit CydX, with product MWYFAWILGVLLACSLGIINALWLEASGALEEGRSDAR from the coding sequence ATGTGGTATTTCGCCTGGATTCTTGGCGTGCTGCTCGCTTGCAGCTTGGGCATCATCAACGCGCTGTGGCTGGAAGCCTCGGGCGCTCTTGAGGAGGGTCGCAGCGATGCACGTTGA
- the cydB gene encoding cytochrome d ubiquinol oxidase subunit II: protein MFDYESLKLIWWVLVGVLLIGFALTDGFDLGAAALLPLVGRNDLERRVVINTIAPHWDGNQVWLITAGGALFAAWPLVYSAAFSGLYWALLVVLFALFVRPVGFDYRSKLIDPRWRQGWDWALCIGALVPALVFGVAFGNLLLGLPFSFDDSLRSTYHGSFWQLLSPFGLLAGLVSLGMLGLHGATWLMMRTDGVIAERSRRAAGVLALLYLLAFIGAGVWLDLGHISGLVISSSFDANLALNPLAKTVQAGNPGWMGNYVRYPLMATAPVIGVLGGLLALSGALLRQPRTGFLGSGLAIIGTLCTAGFALFPFVMPSSLDPASSLTLYDAVSSRMTLGIMLVAAAIFVPLILGYTLWCYAKMWGRVTTAQIASNPHGLY, encoded by the coding sequence GTGGGTGCTGGTTGGCGTACTGTTGATCGGCTTTGCCTTGACCGACGGCTTCGACCTGGGCGCCGCCGCGTTGCTGCCGCTGGTGGGCCGCAACGACCTCGAACGGCGGGTGGTGATCAACACCATCGCGCCGCACTGGGACGGCAATCAGGTGTGGTTGATCACCGCTGGTGGTGCGTTGTTCGCGGCCTGGCCGCTGGTCTATTCTGCGGCATTCTCGGGGCTGTACTGGGCGCTGCTGGTGGTGCTGTTCGCCCTGTTCGTGCGCCCGGTGGGGTTCGACTATCGCAGCAAGCTGATCGACCCGCGCTGGCGCCAGGGCTGGGACTGGGCCTTGTGCATCGGCGCGCTGGTGCCGGCACTGGTGTTCGGCGTGGCCTTCGGCAACCTGTTGCTGGGGCTGCCGTTCTCGTTCGACGACAGCCTGCGCAGCACCTACCACGGCTCGTTCTGGCAGTTGCTCAGCCCGTTCGGCCTGCTCGCCGGCCTGGTCAGCCTGGGCATGCTCGGCCTGCACGGCGCGACCTGGCTGATGATGCGCACCGACGGCGTGATCGCCGAGCGCTCGCGGCGCGCGGCTGGGGTACTGGCGTTGCTGTACCTGCTGGCGTTCATCGGTGCCGGCGTGTGGCTGGACCTGGGCCACATCAGCGGCCTTGTGATCAGTTCCAGCTTCGACGCCAACCTGGCGCTCAACCCGCTGGCCAAGACCGTGCAGGCGGGCAACCCGGGCTGGATGGGCAACTACGTACGCTACCCGTTGATGGCCACTGCGCCGGTCATCGGCGTGCTCGGCGGGCTGCTGGCGTTGTCCGGTGCGCTGCTGCGACAGCCGCGCACGGGCTTTCTGGGCAGTGGCCTGGCCATCATCGGCACCCTGTGCACGGCAGGCTTCGCGCTGTTTCCGTTCGTCATGCCGTCGAGCCTGGACCCCGCTTCGAGCCTGACCCTGTATGACGCGGTGTCGAGCCGCATGACCCTGGGCATCATGCTGGTGGCAGCGGCGATCTTTGTGCCGTTGATCCTCGGCTACACGTTGTGGTGCTACGCGAAGATGTGGGGCAGGGTGACCACGGCCCAGATCGCCAGCAACCCCCACGGCCTTTACTGA